One genomic window of Candidatus Lernaella stagnicola includes the following:
- a CDS encoding lipopolysaccharide biosynthesis protein: protein MQPENPEQTPAPRGLQGLIAGWLRGSVVRDFLRVMFGHFAGRAGLALSMILIARWLPEAEYGKFIIGYGFMMFFANVWSGFYQGLIRQLSELTGAGEQGRAEGLFWAAFRFQTLVLTALLVGVLVFAQYVALGLYGNPELATAVRFGALAGFLAAWTQLFAIHYQTSLRFNRYALILNLRYAVITVGVVAAGVSPWFNLYVALGLIVVAGLAPAAIAMFDVRRLGRGIERVGLGGRITQIVTEQVLVIIYFLLIWLGLEIPMMLVSHIEGDLETVGTFGIAWRIFQISFMVLSAVYHVLIPRLSRDREFAYQRHVFKRWLTWTPVPAALFALVFWVTMPLVIPWLFAGKYDAAIPLVQIFGVLIGYNFVLNPLFMLLAQKDFGWLVGCGVWFFLANAVGGYFLISAFGFIGAGFSVAIAYQSNLIGVVRSWRNIQRRTAA from the coding sequence ATGCAACCGGAAAACCCCGAACAAACACCCGCACCGCGCGGCCTACAAGGCTTAATCGCAGGTTGGCTGCGCGGGTCGGTCGTGCGCGACTTCCTGCGCGTGATGTTTGGACATTTCGCCGGACGTGCCGGGTTGGCGCTGTCGATGATCCTCATCGCGCGGTGGCTGCCGGAGGCCGAATACGGCAAGTTCATCATCGGCTACGGCTTCATGATGTTTTTCGCCAACGTCTGGAGCGGTTTCTACCAGGGGCTGATTCGCCAGCTATCCGAATTGACCGGCGCGGGCGAGCAGGGGCGCGCCGAGGGCCTTTTCTGGGCGGCGTTTCGCTTTCAGACGCTCGTCCTGACCGCCTTGCTGGTCGGCGTGCTGGTGTTCGCGCAATACGTGGCGCTCGGTTTGTACGGCAACCCGGAATTGGCCACGGCCGTGCGCTTTGGCGCGCTGGCCGGCTTCCTCGCCGCTTGGACGCAGCTTTTCGCGATTCACTACCAGACCAGCCTGCGATTCAATCGTTATGCGCTGATTTTGAACCTGCGTTACGCGGTGATTACCGTGGGCGTGGTGGCGGCCGGCGTCTCCCCATGGTTCAACCTTTACGTCGCGTTGGGGTTGATCGTCGTGGCGGGTCTCGCCCCGGCGGCCATCGCCATGTTCGACGTGCGCCGACTGGGTCGCGGCATCGAGCGCGTGGGTCTCGGCGGTCGCATCACGCAGATCGTCACCGAGCAGGTGCTGGTGATCATCTACTTCTTGTTGATCTGGCTGGGCCTCGAAATCCCGATGATGCTCGTCAGCCACATCGAGGGCGATCTGGAAACGGTCGGCACCTTCGGCATCGCGTGGCGGATTTTTCAGATCTCCTTCATGGTGCTCTCGGCGGTGTATCACGTGCTGATCCCGCGCCTCTCGCGCGACCGCGAATTCGCCTACCAGCGCCACGTGTTCAAGCGCTGGCTCACCTGGACGCCGGTTCCCGCGGCGCTGTTCGCGCTTGTGTTCTGGGTGACGATGCCCCTGGTGATACCTTGGCTCTTTGCCGGGAAGTACGACGCCGCGATCCCGCTCGTGCAGATCTTCGGCGTGCTGATCGGGTATAACTTCGTGCTCAATCCGCTTTTCATGTTGTTGGCGCAGAAGGATTTCGGCTGGCTGGTCGGTTGCGGGGTTTGGTTTTTCCTGGCCAACGCGGTGGGGGGGTATTTCCTGATCAGCGCCTTCGGCTTCATCGGGGCGGGGTTCTCGGTGGCCATCGCCTACCAGTCGAATTTGATCGGTGTGGTGCGAAGCTGGCGTAACATTCAGCGGCGGACGGCGGCTTAA
- a CDS encoding glycosyltransferase family 4 protein, whose amino-acid sequence MSTLYIVALRFLDYEGGAVVQGGLKRYVYNIARLAEEQGHEAVVLQKATTPFERPLLERSKVVGVAGNVRASGNYGFNWKVNRLIPPGAPVVYASMELGFPFCRRRAVGIQHGIFWDGEAPWWKRRYFEFQNRWIAERTYRTICVDTNYINFYRTAYVDGPGLRRLLYIPNWADTEHFGQVEPHVHEARDDLLIAFPRRTQLRRGYSLMAVTHAALAKKYPRLRFWYVVGDGWETDRLLTYLNDHGVPAPSDQVRVESLPFERMGEVYRAADITVVPTLFSEGTSLSCIEAMYHGSAIVSTHIGGLGNLVIDGFNGLLIDPAVPDLTDALERLIADHDLRARLGAAAHEVAHCSFTLAAWEAKIRPILEALIEAPDSEIRSVPPAPPVFGPEVRMPNKA is encoded by the coding sequence GTGAGCACGCTGTACATCGTCGCGCTGCGATTTTTGGACTACGAAGGCGGGGCCGTCGTACAAGGCGGCCTGAAGCGTTACGTCTACAACATCGCGCGGCTGGCCGAGGAGCAAGGGCACGAGGCGGTCGTGCTGCAAAAGGCGACGACGCCCTTCGAGCGGCCGTTGCTGGAGCGCAGCAAGGTCGTGGGCGTGGCGGGCAACGTGCGGGCGTCGGGCAACTACGGATTCAATTGGAAGGTCAACCGCCTCATCCCGCCCGGCGCGCCGGTCGTGTACGCCTCGATGGAGTTGGGTTTCCCGTTCTGCCGCCGGCGGGCGGTGGGTATCCAGCACGGCATCTTTTGGGACGGGGAGGCGCCGTGGTGGAAACGGCGCTATTTCGAGTTTCAGAATCGGTGGATAGCCGAGCGCACGTACCGCACGATTTGCGTGGATACCAATTACATCAACTTTTACCGCACGGCATACGTCGACGGCCCCGGATTGCGGCGGCTGCTGTACATCCCCAACTGGGCCGACACCGAGCACTTCGGGCAGGTCGAGCCGCACGTCCATGAAGCGCGTGACGACCTGCTGATCGCCTTTCCGCGCCGCACGCAGCTCCGGCGGGGCTACTCCTTGATGGCCGTGACGCACGCCGCGCTCGCCAAGAAATATCCCCGCCTGCGTTTTTGGTACGTGGTCGGCGACGGGTGGGAGACCGACCGCCTGCTGACCTACCTCAACGACCACGGCGTGCCCGCACCCAGCGACCAGGTACGCGTCGAATCCCTGCCCTTCGAACGCATGGGCGAGGTGTACCGCGCGGCGGACATCACCGTTGTGCCGACGCTCTTTTCCGAGGGCACGTCGCTCTCGTGCATCGAAGCGATGTATCACGGCTCGGCGATCGTCAGCACGCACATCGGCGGCCTGGGCAACCTGGTCATCGACGGTTTCAACGGCCTGTTGATCGATCCGGCGGTGCCGGACTTGACCGACGCCCTCGAGCGTCTGATCGCCGATCACGACTTGCGCGCCCGGCTCGGCGCGGCCGCTCATGAAGTGGCCCACTGCTCGTTCACGCTGGCGGCTTGGGAGGCGAAGATCCGGCCGATCCTGGAAGCGTTGATCGAGGCGCCCGATTCCGAAATCCGCTCGGTTCCCCCCGCCCCGCCGGTGTTCGGGCCGGAAGTACGGATGCCGAACAAGGCCTGA
- a CDS encoding O-antigen ligase family protein — MSESRAAYPPPRPWHLHALLGVVFAGDALVWQVIYFGTGATIRIGWISFLAIVVLVALLALRRDFARLDRRVLFLQGLLVLYALTGLCVAFFRTGEVTGYALWKTTGLLIKGVAGIWVMHQMMRTWTDLRRAIVVLLLFGLWVCLPSLPEIAAGDLHKVIYFHKEIWPRGVLGMPLLNGFHLSNRLSPLILMPIFVLLHRDRFPLPRWLSGLLALAAIMLFPLIVFLSGSRTDLAAMVGVIVFWQVRQGRLRRLALVALLAAIVLVGFSLAGTGDSQALERAETLMSVQSVLGDKSFAERLTAWRASTNIFLEHPFFGVGFGEFGYFLGYGRGARIYPHNIFFEYVVDIGLLGPIIAALLVTLPFAVFWRRNDDLSLVFVGFFLAAFVTANFTGDAVNFHRLYMAAGLIPLLANPPPDEP, encoded by the coding sequence TTGAGCGAATCCCGCGCCGCTTACCCACCGCCGCGCCCATGGCATCTGCACGCACTGTTGGGTGTCGTATTCGCCGGAGACGCCCTGGTGTGGCAGGTGATCTACTTCGGCACCGGCGCGACAATCCGCATCGGCTGGATTTCGTTTCTGGCCATCGTCGTGCTCGTGGCGTTGCTCGCGTTGCGGCGCGACTTCGCGCGGTTAGATCGCCGCGTGCTCTTTTTGCAGGGGCTGCTCGTGCTCTACGCGCTGACCGGTTTGTGCGTCGCGTTTTTCCGCACCGGCGAGGTAACCGGTTACGCACTCTGGAAAACAACCGGCTTGCTCATCAAGGGAGTGGCGGGCATCTGGGTGATGCACCAGATGATGCGGACCTGGACCGATCTGCGGCGCGCGATCGTCGTCTTGCTGCTGTTCGGCCTTTGGGTGTGCTTGCCGAGCCTGCCCGAAATCGCGGCGGGCGACTTGCACAAGGTCATCTACTTTCACAAAGAAATTTGGCCTCGCGGCGTGTTGGGCATGCCCCTGCTCAACGGCTTCCACCTGAGCAACCGTCTCTCGCCGCTGATCTTGATGCCGATATTCGTATTGTTGCATCGCGACCGCTTTCCGCTGCCGCGGTGGCTTTCGGGGCTGTTGGCGTTGGCGGCGATCATGCTGTTTCCGTTGATCGTGTTTCTTTCCGGATCACGCACGGACTTGGCGGCGATGGTCGGCGTTATCGTGTTTTGGCAGGTCAGGCAGGGCCGATTGCGCCGCCTGGCGCTCGTCGCGTTGCTCGCGGCGATTGTGCTGGTGGGGTTTTCGCTGGCCGGAACCGGCGATTCCCAGGCGTTGGAGCGAGCCGAGACGTTGATGAGCGTTCAGTCGGTGCTGGGTGACAAGAGTTTCGCCGAGCGGCTGACGGCGTGGCGCGCCTCGACGAACATCTTTCTGGAGCATCCGTTCTTCGGCGTCGGATTCGGCGAGTTCGGCTACTTTTTAGGCTACGGCCGCGGGGCGCGAATCTATCCGCACAATATATTCTTCGAGTACGTGGTGGATATCGGGCTGCTGGGGCCGATCATCGCGGCGCTGTTGGTAACGCTTCCCTTCGCGGTGTTTTGGCGGCGCAATGACGACCTTTCGCTGGTCTTCGTCGGCTTTTTTCTCGCGGCGTTCGTGACGGCGAATTTCACCGGCGACGCCGTAAACTTCCACCGCCTGTACATGGCGGCCGGCTTAATTCCGCTGCTTGCCAATCCGCCGCCGGATGAACCCTAA